AAGGTACCACATCAAACCTGCCCAGACATCTATCAGACAAACATCCCGAACTTTTCAAAGAATTCAAAGACTGACAGCTGACTTGTGTACTCCCCTGTTATGTCCATGAAAGAAATCTGAGTGATCAAAATGTCAAAATTGCCAGCAGTAAAATACATATTCATACATAGTCTACAGTGATGCACAGGTCAATTTCACGAGTGACCTGAACGTGCTGATTAATTCAACCTGACGgtgaattaatattaaattaatattaaatacaaaaaGATGCTCAACCTGCTTTTTTTAACTAATATGGTTACATTTTAACAGATCTGCCGGCAAATGAcctaaatattaaaaacattatttcagtTAAAGCACAGTAATGACATTTGAGAATATTTCCAATTTCATGACGTGATATTACCAATTTCATGACTTgatatcaatattaaaatattggTGTCATGACAGCACTGCTCTCAAGTATGGTTGCATTTCTGTAGTGATAAACACCTCTATAGCTGTAGTTCTgtttttagctgtttgaatttCCTGCTAAAAGCACCTTAAATGCAACAAGGAGACTAGCGTGCAAAAGCTGTTTCTGCCTTGCCGTGGTCGCAGACGCACTCGGATGATGTCTCAAATGAGCTGGATCTGTTTCCAGCAGCATATCCAAGTTTAAAAACCAACAGTCTTGGACTTATCAATTGCGCTCTCCAGTGTTTGTGTGATTTATTGGCAAACtgaaatgttcccaaactgcaGATTATGACTGACTGGATAGCCAGTATTAACCTTAAACAACTCACGGCCACAGTTAGTTTACCATGTTGAgcatctacttgtgaatttagatTCTGCTTGTATCAAGCATTGcattaattttcattaattttCTTGATGCAATCGTTCAGTGCAGTGAAACAAAATGATGCAAATCGATTTTAGACCGAAACCTGCAAAAATGCAGCTGAACGATAAAATTAGTTAACGATTTTTACCACCATTTTATCTACGTTATGGATTAGTTGTTACAGTCCTAGTATAAAACCAAAAAATTGCTATGTACTTATACAAATAAGAGTGTCTTAATCTGGTTTCTCCGGCAAGATGTGTCGGTGTGACTTTCAGCTTTGTTTTGGCAATGTGTCTGCCCAACAGGACGAGGATGTGAACAGGACACTGGAAGGGGGCAGGAAGCCATTGCACTATGCTGCTGACTGCGGCCAGGCTGAGGTGGTGGAGTTTCTTCTCTCCAAGGGCGCAGATGTTAATGTAAGTGCTGGGAGATGGTTAACTTCGAAAGTCAGGTGtgaccccaccccaccccccagaagTTTAATGGCCTTCCATGGTGTGTGGAAAGAGAGCATCAACCAATGAAATTTGCTCAGCCGATTCGCCATGCCAGCATGTCTAATCTGTGCTGTCGAATTTCTGAGGCtgtttgtctctctctccctctgtgttGGTCCCGTCTGTCATCTTAGGCCACATGTTCTGTCTGATATCCCCTCAAGCAGCACCTGGCTTATGGAGATTTGAAAAGGCTGGGGAGACTGCATTGATTATGTGTTGACTGACAACTGCTTCACTGTAAATTTGTGTCCTGAGGGAGTGAAAGTAGGCATCTGTAGCAGTTAATGTAACATAAACtggctgctttttaaaatttgttgtTACTCTAACTCTTTAGTAGAATTCCACAGTGTTTGTCCAGTAGAAAAATCTTCTTGTTATGTGTGAGGCTGGATGAAAATCACGCAGGTTCTTCATCCTGAATTAAAAGCCTACTGCCTGATGCAGTGTACTTTTATTGAAATTCACTGCAATTCAGCAGCACTGGATCTTCTAAGATTCAGATGTGTAGTCATAGTGGGGAGGTAATGATCTTTTCCAGTTGTTTGTCTGCAAGCCTTAGATCTTCCTGTTGAGCCCTCAGACCATGTCTGATCATGCTGTTTCCAAACTACCTGCAATCAATTGCCTATGTGCGGAAGAAAATACCAGACTGCAAAACCTAGAAACAAAATGTTAGGATTTAAGTTTTTTTAAACCACTCCGCTGAAGATGGAGATAAACTTTCTATTCCCCTTTTAGAACAGATTGATAAATCAGGTACCTTTACGTGTTGCTTGGAGTCATTTATTGATGAGATAAGGAAGAATTGCTAGAAGTGACACAGAAAAGTTATGGTCTGTGGTCCTCATGCCCGTTTGTGGGATTCATGACCTCTTCTGCAAAGTCCTTATCTGCTTCCTTCCTTTCCTCAGGCCCCCGACAAACACAGCATCACTCCTCTCCTCTCTGCGATCTACGAGGGGCACCTTGCCTGTGTCAGGATCCTCCTAGAAAAGGTACTGATATTGCGTGCCTTGGGCGTGCAGCCCcgacccctccccctcccccaccaccgcCCGGAGTATATGCAATGTTGGTTGCTTAACTTCCAACCTTAACAGATCCTCCTCCTTCACAGGTTTCTAGGCAGTTCCGTTGGGTTAGCCTTGCTAGCCAGAGATGCAAACAGGCTGTGTCACTTTGGTATTTAGTTCAATTAAAATTCCATCAAACCTTTTTGTCCTAATTTAGAAAATAAACTTTTGGCCCCCTGAACTGACACACATAAATGCCTTCTGGACAATTTGTACCTTGTTCAGTGTCAACACAAGCACAAGATACAGGATTTGTGCTGATATTCGACATGCTGATATTCGACATGCTGATATTCTCAAAGTTGATTTAGCCGATACCAGTATATACACATCTTTATTTCATGGAAGAGAACACCAGGTTTCTCTTATACTcgaaataacatattactgttaTTGTGATGGCGTACTTGTAGATGAGCAACATTTGATTTTATGTCTTGATTGTATATCTTTTTTCAATGTAACTTTTACAAATTTAGACATTTAATATTGAAAAATAAGGAAATAACTTGGGCTAgtgctgcattttatttttaagtaaaacGGTATCAGTAAATCTAAGCTCCATATGTCGTCTTCTGTCAGCCAAAaacattactgtaatgttactgtAACACCTCGGTGACAGTGAGCTCTCTTTCACAAATAATAAAGCCACCTTTTTTAAataacatacatacattttcaaaTGACAATGTTAAATGAGCATTGTTTTGCCCCTCCTCACATCACTGGTGCTTAACAAAACTGCCATTTGCAGTGCTTGTAATGTTTCAGTTAGTCGGCCTTCCATATGTGTGAGGGATTGGTTCCAGGACCCCTCGCGGATACCAGAATCCGCTGATGCTCAAGTTCATTATGTAAAATGGCGTAGTATTTGCGTATAACCTACGAACAGTCTCTCGTATTCTTTAAATCATCACTAGAAAACTTACAATACCCATTACAATGAAAATGCGATGTATTTGTCATACTGTACAGTTTCATGGCGAATTATGCCTGATCGAGTCGCGTATGATCACTTCTATGCCCAAGGTCCATATGCGCTAAGTTACATGTGAATGTAGTTGAGGGAGCGAATGTAGTACAAATTGGCGTGTGTATctctttttattataaaacgTATTTTCTGTGGAGTACTGTGTGTATATTACAATACTGCACATAAGGCCTTGCCTCTCCTCTATAACTATCAAGATACACCCATGTTGACTTGCGTCCAATAGTCCTGGTCTCATATGCGGACACAAGTCTGTGGACTAGCTACATATTACATGTCAGCAAAGTACTTAACCTACTTTCTTTCAACACTTACAGACTGATTTTGTTTAATGACTTGAAAGAGAACTACATCCAATAAAATACGCCCGTACAGATGGCATGTTGAAGCTTACATTCAGCACCATCACGTGCGCAGTGAACATGTGACCTTATTAACCAGGCTCATTGGCAAAAATCTTCATATCTGCCGATGCCAATAATGAGCTTTCATTGGCCAATACTGATGTCATGCCTATATCATCATGCCTCCCTAACATGCAGCCATGAGTCTAATCATCTACACAAGGGTCCAGGGATGCATGTTGATATCGGTTGATGTGGTAATGTGTTGAGTCGAGATGGACACTGAGTCTCTGAACACAGGGGTGATTAGTACTCATTGTTAACAGTTGTGGACCAATAGAAAAGCTTGTTTGTCTGCAGGATATGAACCATCGCTCTCAACCTTATACACATTTTTTGCGCTGCCATGAAACCAGTTTGATGTGGTGCTGAGTTGCATTGTAGTCTGTCGCAAGCTCCTTATGGGGGAGTTTGTCTTGGGCATATTAGAGGGCACCATCCTGGTGAGTGCTGGCCTGGGTGCATGACCTGACCTTCCAGGGCCACAGTGATAGGGGGAAGTCACCCACCTCACCTTTGCGTTGTCTAAATGCTTAATTATTTGACTTGCATCTGATCGAGTAGGCGGATAAAGGTGGCTTGGGGGCAAGCCCTCTGCCTATGACTAGTTCAGGTTACCCCTGAGTGAGCAGTTCTGAGTCTGAGATAAAGACTGACTGGGTTAGTTTCAGAATACTTGTTGATAGAGCTGTCAtgattattcaataaaaaaaataaaataataattattctCGATTGCTCTGCAATATGACGGAAGGAAGCTGAAGCATaactagagctgggcgatatggcctaaaaataaaatctccgatttttttcacaaaaaatctgatttccgattttaatcgattttcccctcccctactcaaaatcaaactacagatgacaaaaatggttcaaaacaagttttaactttatttagcttttttttactttagggttaaagtgcaatctgacaagccataAAAGATGtttgtaagtgagatggcagaccacgccattgtaaacacttttagaaacttgtaaaaacttttagaaagctttctctatagcttattttcaaactggcaacaataCAATACGCCCTCAAACTtagaaataaaagtaataagtaatattgtaataataataatagaaaaaaaaaaacacacaattttatcatgtcagcttggtattaagtaaatacttttatgccattgggcttgacatagtgcaaaagaaagcttttgaaaaattgCCAGTGTTAAGAAAAATGAGGCACGTACTTCGGGtctaaaacttttagcatgttaatgaatcccagcttttccacagtatgtatgggcaccatgtcttttgcactatacatcgcgacagcgtttgCTATCGCCTTCCATCATGCCcgattcttatcatatggcacatgGTTCAAAAatgtgtcagggacggttgcttgcttaactttgtttgttgtgctggtgctgcggctattttcatttcgctgggagctgcacttctcctaCTCCGCCGCGTGCCTCTGCTTTACATGCTGGAATAAATTAGTcgcgctgcttcctttggttgcaacagtttttaaagtctttgcaacgaggacttgtttggtctgtgtccgacctcgcaaaaccgaaccaattccatattacagatGTAGCAACACTTTTCTTGGGCACAAGCGCCAGCTTTacccctgtcattgccatgttagtgaatctgctacagtgtttgggtacGTTgcgctaatttacccgtgaagaatggtgcgtcgcattagttccgcttttggcgcttgtgtgtaaaaaaagtaataaaatcgattttcttGAAAACACAttgtcctgaactgtaaatttgaattaatcgattaaatcgatttatcgcccagctctaagcATAACTGATGAGGCTTCGAATAAAGaatgtgaatgaaaatgcaatcGTCTGTCAGCATTGCgaagcagaacttaaatatcaccacagcCTGACCGCATTGCAACTGCTACATCTTAAGTCATGCAGGTTTGATGGAAGCAGGTTAGCCATAGATAGGTGCcatcagggctgtggagtcggagtcgaggagtcggagtcggagacaattttgggtacctggagtcggagtcggcaaaaagttaaccgactccgactcctactaaatttaaatgggaattaaaaaagtaagttgaaatgtcccaattcac
The nucleotide sequence above comes from Paramormyrops kingsleyae isolate MSU_618 chromosome 3, PKINGS_0.4, whole genome shotgun sequence. Encoded proteins:
- the mtpn gene encoding myotrophin, with the protein product MGDKELMWALKNGDMDVVKNLLVKDEDVNRTLEGGRKPLHYAADCGQAEVVEFLLSKGADVNAPDKHSITPLLSAIYEGHLACVRILLEKGADKNRKGPDGLSAFEAAESDAIKALLK